In Oryza brachyantha chromosome 1, ObraRS2, whole genome shotgun sequence, the following are encoded in one genomic region:
- the LOC102718225 gene encoding uncharacterized protein LOC102718225, with amino-acid sequence MGIQVAAVTSSPCAAASSSSCSPVSPSSSAAATSPRLGALGGVRLSRGQSSLASWSVVGLTRRRGVPQMARRALSASIDSVGSDGGDDEEFLRRIQELAVGLHPGAAGCGWPASVERSASSVGLPLSLRMLKRKKQQQQQQQGRWDERLIDCAGESARGAVGRAFSSMVLIIRELQSFTLQMRQSLFYEDLQGVLARVHAEMHASFVWLFQHIFSGTPALMVSLMLLLANFTVYSMGDSVAAAATLPPPQPPTATVAMIDTHHTEQSHSHLRFDPVSLKTFSTGRTASVGGNSGGGGKVRPVAGATGDGRSDEWSNRQSGAVLPQDASQATPVGAGAEEAVSDAMAVEETEDELVIWKRIADEATRMQASVRAEALMDPDTLGQLVAPVEAKLDTEDMADFAATEERYERAVSEEPDNSLLLSNFAQFLYTVQRNHDRAEHYFKRAVRAEPADAEALGRYATFLWKARNDLAAAEETYQEAIAAEPSNSHHAAAYAHFLWNTGGEDTCYPLD; translated from the exons ATGGGCATCCAGGTCGCGGCCGTGACGTCGTCGCCATGCGCCGCGGCATCGTCCTCGTCGTGTTCCCCggtgtcgccgtcgtcctctgccgccgcgacgtcgccgcggcTTGGCGCGCTTGGAGGCGTCAGGCTGTCGAGAGGGCAGTCGTCGCTGGCTAGCTGGAGCGTCGTCGGTTTGacccgccggcgcggcgtgcCCCAGATGGCCAGGCGCGCTCTCAGCGCCAGCATCGACAGCGTTGGGAGCGACGGCGGGGACGACGAGGAGTTCTTGCGGAGGATTCAGGAGCTCGCCGTGGGGCTGCACCCTGGCGCCGCTGGCTGCGGGTGGCCGGCGAGCGTGGAGCGGAGCGCGAGCAGCGTGGGTCTGCCGCTGTCGCTGCGGATGCTCAAGcggaagaagcagcagcagcagcagcagcagggccGGTGGGACGAGCGGCTGATCGACTGCGCCGGCGAGTCCGCGCGCGGGGCGGTGGGGCGCGCGTTCTCCTCGATGGTGCTCATCATCCGGGAGCTGCAGAGCTTCACGCTGCAGATGCGGCAGTCACTCTTCTACGAGGACCTGCAGGGTGTGCTCGCGCGCGTCCACGCCGAGATGCATGCCTCTTTCGTGTGGCTCTTCCAGCATATCTTCTCCGGCACCCCCGCCCTCATGGTCTCCCTAATGCTGTTGCTCGCCAACTTCACCGTCTACTCCATGGGCGACAGCGTCGCGGCCGCCGCTACGCTCCCGCCTCCCCAGCCCCCCACGGCGACTGTGGCGATGATCGACACCCACCACACAGAGCAGTCCCATTCCCACCTGCGGTTCGACCCTGTCTCGCTTAAGACGTTCTCCACTGGCCGAACGGCCTCGGTGGGCGgtaacagcggcggcggcggcaaggtgcGGCCGGTCGCCGGAGCAACCGGCGACGGTCGGTCAGACGAGTGGTCGAATCGGCAAAGCGGCGCGGTGTTGCCGCAGGACGCGTCACAGGCGACGCCGGTCGGGgcgggcgcggaggaggctgtGTCAGACGCAATGGCCGTGGAGGAGACAGAAGACGAGCTGGTCATCTGGAAAAGGATAGCCGATGAGGCTACCAGGATGCAGGCGAGCGTTCGCGCCGAGGCGCTGATGGACCCGGACACACTGGGGCAGCTCGTCGCGCCGGTGGAGGCAAAGCTAGACACGGAGGACATGGCCGACTtcgcggcgacggaggagcgGTACGAGCGGGCTGTGTCCGAGGAGCCCGACAactcgctgctgctgtccAACTTTGCCCAGTTCCTGTACACGGTGCAGCGCAACCACGACCG GGCGGAGCACTACTTCAAGCGGGCGGTGCGCGCGGAGCCGGCGGACGCGGAGGCGCTGGGTCGGTACGCGACTTTCCTCTGGAAGGCGCGCAATGACCTCGCGGCCGCGGAGGAGACGTACCAGGaggccatcgccgccgagcccAGCAACTCCCACCACGCGGCGGCCTACGCGCACTTCCTGTGGAACACGGGCGGCGAGGACACATGCTACCCCCTCGACTGA